The Solanum dulcamara chromosome 2, daSolDulc1.2, whole genome shotgun sequence region TTGCTATTCCTATTGACCAGACAATACGAAAAAGAATGGCCATATAAAGATTGTAGCTGAGACGAAAACGAAAGTGGTCCCTTACCAAGTCCTAGCAAACCTGCAGCACCATGAAACAAGCCTCTATTCCAATGCCCACAACCAAACATCACATTTTCCACTCTCTTGATCTCTGAGTTCCCACTAGGGGTTGTGAGATTAACCGAGAACGTCTCAAGGGCGAAATCACCAGTCGTATTCGAGCTATCTCCATACCAATAGTAATAAGGGCAAGTTTGGTTCTCAGTCTTGCAAGGCTGTGGAGGGTCAGGAGATGAAACAAGATGACACTTTGGATCATGACAACTTATATTCGTAAAAGAGGTAGAGTCTTTAGGATCATAATGAGGACCATTTTGTTCAAAACAATCATAACAAGGTACACATTGAATCCAATTAAGATCACTACCAGTATCAAGAATCAAAGAGAAGTGCTTAGGAGGTGTACCAACAAAAACATCCATGAAATATTCCCCTGATCCATGACTCACCCCTGACTCCAACGTCGCCATGAGTTTGCCTGAGAGCTCAAATTCTGGAGAAATGACTGTTTTTTCTGTGTCTTTTGCCAATCTTGAAACAGAATTCTGATTCTTTTTCTCGACAATCCTTGTATGCAATGTCTGAATTCTACCTAAGTCCCTTGACGTGGACTCAAAAACAGAGTCTTTAGCCTCTATTGTTTGACCAGCTGATCTATGCCTTAGGTGAAACTTCACTGCTTCTCTTTGCTGGTCTCCGAAACCATCAAAATTATCATGTTCTTCTGTGGTTAATATGGAATGGGTGTTTGTTGTTGATGTTCCATGAGTGCAACCTGAGTTAGTAGAAGAAGAAACAACATTGAAACTTGGATGTTGAGGGAATTCAATACCAGAAGCACTAGAATTCAGATTGATCCCAAAATTGTGATGAAGTTCCCTAGAGGCAACAAAACCAAATGAGAATAAACTCAAGgaaaccaaaataaaaatactgaGCTTTGTCACCATTGGTATTACTAGTCTGaactcttttctttaaaattttgcaaaaaaaatcaaaaaatgacTACATAAAAGGATTCAGCTTCTTGATTTCAAATTTCAGTACAAATTTTCTTAATCAAGAAagccaaaacaaaaaaaaaattgagaaaaaatgttgtgaggttgaggaacaaaatgttattattttggGTAAGAAGAAATGTTGGATTTCGTCatggaggaaaaaaaatagagagaccAAAAAAGTCAGGGGAATTGGGTTCATGTAATTTGGTTTTGGTAGAGAGCTTTTAAATGGAGTTTGATGTTTGAAGAGAGACTTTGAACGCTGGCTTTTCAGATGGCCAATTTTCCTCTCACGCGGTTTCTTCGTAGCTCgagtaatttatttttattttttataagaaaaaaggaattttttttaatcttaaacTACtcctaatattatatttttttttacaaaagaaaagaataactCCAccaaggaaaaagaaagaacatTACTTCCACGGTCCTAGAATAAGTATTGGTTTAGCAAAAAATATTGTCCCAAAATAATTATGCTTTAGGATTTCAAAACTATAACCTTATACTCCCTCTGTCTTTTTTTAATTGTCATGATAAAAATTTACATaattcttaagaaaatattaattaggagcattatttaactaatatatcccttattaattttttaatctttatctaTTTACATATTtcttaattctagaataattaatgctaagggcaaagttgaaaaaaataataattttctcttgattgtttaaattgacaactattttggaataaatatttttagtatacatGACAACTAATATGAGATAGAGGGAATATTAAAGAACTATTTCTTCTTAATAATGTtcaattctcaaaaaatatctaataaatAAAGGTAATTTAGTTAATGATACATTATATTTTCTTACTAGGTGTGAAAATAGTTAAATCAACACTTATTTTGGGATAAAGGAGTACAAAACAAATTCTTGATGAATTCTTCCTTTCTTCCATTTTACTTGACCACTTGACACTAACTTTAATACCTACTTTTACCTATTCACTTTGATTTGTCtagtattttaaaaatattttttttttacttattactTTCAACAAATGGAGaaaagataaattattttttctgtttttcCACAATATTAATAACTTATTTCCCAAATACAAATACACatgaatacaaatataatttattacaaAATACAATATTGATGCAATTATATTCATTGATATAATTGTATTCATTAATACACTTGAACATGATACAATTTGATATAATTGTACTCGTTGAtataattgtatttattgatacaaattatattcattgatacaaattatattagTTAATACACTTGATACGGTTAATTTGTAGCAACGAATACAATAGTTTATGATacaattgtattcattgatacaAATCAATTGTATTTATGATACAATTATATATCAATTATACAATTATATACATTTCTCACCTCTCTCCTCCGTTCTCTtagatctcgctcgcctctctcctcttttttttctctaacaTATAACTATGAATTGTAATTAAGCAAATTATAGTTATAGCTTCTCTAATCaagtctatatatatgtgtgtgttaaTAAAGAAATTGACTGaactgtatatatatttggtaaCTGTCCTATATTTTAATAAAGATGCATCTTAGTAAATTTTCAAACTTTAACTAGTATAGCCATCCTTATTTTTATGGTGTTCTTGTGTTTATATCTCTCAAATGGAAATAGAAATTGAGTGCATATTTATATCACAATTCACAACTACTTTTACCGTCCATCAAAAGAATTTGGTGTCACACTTGTCTCTTTTAAGAAGttaatatttcttcttttttgttcttTCATTTTAACACAAACACGTTATAAATGGATATATATAGTTTCAAATTTGAGACTTTCTTCTCCAAAATCCCTACTTAGCACGCATTCTTTTACAACTTACAATAAATGTTGATTATTCTgctattttgaatattttactcccTTTGTCAGGTTTTAACTCGTACAATATTGATTTAATACATTTTTTAAGGAGTAATAAAATAGAATggtaattttattatatcattatttaaATTGAATAAACTTAATTGTTGAAAAAATACATTGAAAAATGACTATAATGGAcaataagaataaattaaaaattaaatgataatatcCCTTGATTTTCTAAATCTGATGAGTAATTAAACTTGCAAGAAATGGATAATATTCTCTTAAAACATTTgttatcaaacaaaaaaagtcGTAGAGCTTCTACGTTTTCAATATTCTCTTAACTTATAGTTTACCATTTTTGTCAAGATATGGTGTTTCTTGACTTGTCTTACGTGACTGATAACTAATATTGTAAGAAGGAGAAGTAATATTTTCAACAACCCTTTATGACATTTTAGGTGAACTCAAATATTAAAATTCTTTATACTGAAACCTTTATTTTGACTCAGTTGTtgggaaaaaataaatattaaaggaAGGGAGAGTGGTaggggatttttttttttgacagtCCAATGTATCATGAGGTAGGACACAATATAAGAAACTCTAAATAGTGTcaaccaaaaaataatttattttttctgctTTAATATTGaggaataaatttatttaaatttacttttCTCCTTTCAACTAACACCAGCAGGATATGAActtgataaaatttaaaacaaatcCCTTCAACATATTATTATAtactttataatttctttttgtttaCACTCCGGTGGTAATAGTAGGTAAAGTGGCATTTCGTATTTGACTTAAAAGTATTGAATTGGTAACCAATCAATTGAACTATTAAGATTTTCTTAAGAAATGATCTTAGTGAAATTTTTAACTGTAACGACTTGCTCCTGTCGTTAGGGATAGGCCAATAGAGAAGGATTTCAGGCCaaaaaacttcgggtagtaacttcggaAAATTTGAACCTAGGTCAGATTTGGACGAATTTTGAGTCAGATGAAGTCTAGGTGATCACGTGAATGATGGGAGGTcgaatttataatttgattggacagGCTGATAGCCAAGGCGATATGAAGCATTTACGGCTTCGTAGAATCGTattcgggtgagtaaaactctcggAATCGAAGTTTGCGTCaggggtatattttaatacgtatTTGAAAATGAGTGTGTTGTGAAAGGGGagcttggagcacaaactccGATCTCTCTGTTCCCGGATATCCCACTAGGATAGGATTATTTCCACCAGAGCGGGGCCGCCAAAGCGGGACAATCGCGACTTAAGTCTAGAAAAAGACTAGAAATGGTCCTTTTTGCAACATTCAGTTTCTAAAACCCCAAAAGGTGACCTAGGGCTATTTCAATTGGTCTTCCACGGATTTTCACGTTTAAGGCAAGGGTTTTATTCCCTATATTCATACTTTGATACTTAGGaactagaagtatgggtgataatcattgggggagggtttggaCTGAAATCTAAgatggaaaatagccctagggtaaggttaggatcatagGTTTGGTCTAGagtgtgaattgtgttatattttattatagttaGACCatgtgttgatcctttatatgtatttattgtttTCTAGGcgaagaacgagaagaacgaacctgGAAAGGGAAGGCTATTGCATTGTAAGGGTCTGAAAGCTTGAATGTggggtaggtgatggtctagtttcccatatgtattttatatacttattaaattgcttcatgatatgtatgtgtgtatatgaatagggaaacatgctagattatgtgtgaaatgatcacttccTGGCCTATcattgtgatgaacctgtttttagtggtataaatattgtaaacattgaatgttcttgtgattATGCTATTTGGGATCGTGTGTCATATTTCAACACATAATTTaaattgggtgtcatgttctgacacatatttggatcgggtgtcacgttctgacacaaagttgattgtttgtaggtccttgagaggacccttgtgtgaattTGTAACATATGGAAGACATTGAGAtgtgatattgagatgtggttgacttattctgtatatgtatatgcctattgtattgaaatttacttgtctatgatccgcttactagCTAACCACGTGATCCTACAGTACACTGTTGTTTTGTTtcctgatactactcttgctctgccttttatTGAGTATAAAGCATATTCAGCTGGTTGTAGAGAGACCTCGATTGGAAGATTAACAGGTTGTTCAAAGTCCAATGGTGAGCTATTCTGTCGTGTTGCCTTGGACTTTTCCATTAATCTCAGTCCTTCTTTTGGGACTCGGTTGTTCAGAGAATGTTTgtgtttatttatttgtttctatttggagttgtactcctgttctagacttgttagttagagttttggtatgatgactttcagttcctaggatgtgtTTACTTCCGCACTTCATTGTTATTAACCTGTTTGGCTGAGTTTACAGGAACTCAGCATTATTTCTGGTTATTTCCTGCTTCCgcaagttttaaactattatcTCTTAGTATTTGATAAGCCGGTTGtagaaatggttctcccactggaataagtattgtgggtgccactcatggtgGGTTGGGGTTGTGACAAAGTTGATATTGGATCTTAGGTTCGTTGATCTCatcgtaccaaaatgagtctactACAGTCTTGCAAAAtggtacggagacgtctgtaccTTTCTTCGAGTGGCTATaggattttaggaaaagtttcactATCTTCCTTTCTtcatgctataacttgattccaattggtatttgGTAATCCAAATTGTGCTTTCACTCTATTATCCATCGATGGTTAACACACGTTACAATGGTGTCAGGCCAGTAGCTCCAATTGAGCCCGAAGAAGAGCCATCTGTTCGAAGGCATGGCAGAGGGAGagacagaagaggtaggggcaGAGGGATGGAAGCACCTGCCAGAGTAGAGGTCCCTATTGAGGAGGTGCTGGCAGGTGAGGCCCCTCTGTCTCACCAGAATGTAGGAGAGGTAGAAGCTGAAGAGGAGCAAGAGTAGGCAATACAAGATGAGGATATCCAAGATGAGGCTGCTGGTATTCCCCCTCTAAATCCAATCTTGGACCAGCAGATCATGGCATTCCATAGTGGGATTGATAGCACTAGCGCCATCTCCACCATACCCACAGTATCAACCCTTGTTGACTGTTCAGTTGCTGCTGCAGTTCACCCAACAGATGCATTGTTGGGCACATTTGCATTCTTCTGGCCCCTAATGAGTCATGAAATGACTGGTACTGAGCATGACATGCCTACCAAGTTCCTCAATCTCAAACTTCCATTTTTTTAGGGTACTGAAAATGAGGATGCCTACGAGTTTATTCTGAATTGCTATAAGAGGTTACACAAGCTGCGCATAGTATATCAACATGGAGTGAAGTTTGTGACTTTCTAGTTGTAGGGAGAGGCCAAGCAATAGTGGAGGGCCTATGTGGAGTGTCGTTTGCCTGTGTTGCCCCCACTTACTTAGGCTCAGTTCCATGCTCTAGTTTTAGAGAAGTATGCACTCTATACCTTGAGGGATAGAAAGAATGATGAGTTTATGTCCCTTAAGCAGGGCATTTATAGTGGCTTCTTATGAGGACAAATTTTATGTAATGTCCAGGTACGCTACTCAACTAGTTTACTACTGAAGAGGAGAGAATCAAGTTGTTTGTGAAGAGGTTGGACCCCGAGTTGTATGTACTTTTCATTCATATGACTTCATCTGGCAGGAGTTTCAACGAAGTCACAGACTATGTTAAGAAAGTTGAAGGTGTGAGGAAGAATGGAAAAGCCAAGGCTTTGGCTAAAAGGCCCAAGAGTGTAGGTAACTTTCATGTATCCTATTCCAGAGGGTCAGGCAGGCCGATGACTGCTGTCCAGTCAATTCAGTCAACACTGCCCGCTTCCACTGGCAGTTTTTCAAGTACTCCATAGTATCATCAGGCCCATGAGGGTCAGGGAGCATCATTCCCAAGTAGTCGCCAGTCTTTTAATTGTAGTTATTTTAACTGTGGAGAGATGGCCCATATACAAAGGGAGTGCCCTCACTCCCATGGGATAGTTTCAGAATCCCAGAAGGCCCGAGCAGTGTTCCCAGCAATTAGAGGAAACAGTGGTAGAGGACGTCCACAAGGAGGGCGAGGAGGAAATCAGAGAGGCTTGGGGGATGAAGCGGTAGTAGTGCAGGTCAAGGAGCAGTCTAGCCAGGCAAGAAGGTGGCCCATCAGGATGACCGGGCGCATTTTTATGTATTCCCGAGAAAAACTGAGGCAGAGACGTCTGACACAGTTATCAAaggtactattcttgtctgTGACTGGATGActactattttgtttgatttggGTTCTACTTATTCCTATGTGTTAGTGAGgtatgccttgggttttgatgcattgTGTGATATGTTGGGTGCCCTGTTTATGTTTTTACCCCCTGTTGGAGAGTtagtcatagtcacccatgtgtaTTGTTCTTGTTCCATTTTGTTTATGGAATACCAGACTTGGGTTGAATTAGTGATCCTAGacattaaatattttgatgtgatcttaggcatgacttagTTGTTCCCCTACTTTTCTATACTTAATTGCAATGCAAAGACCGTGGCTCTAGAGATCCTGGAGAGGGAAAGGCAAGCCTAAGCCTGCTAAGGTTATATCCTTTCTCCAGGCTTGAAATATGGCAgggcagggttgtttggcctatttggTCCATATCTAGAATGTGGAAGTAGAGTCTCCTGCCATTGAGTCTATTCTTGTAGTGTGtgaattttttgaagttttttccTTTAGATTTTCCTAGTATGCCTTCTAACCGATACATAGACTTCTGCTTTGATTTAGAGCTAGATAATAGTACAATTTTCATTCCTCCCTACCATATGGCTCCgacagagttgagagagcttaaggctcaaattCAGGAGCTTCTTGACAAGGGGTTCATTCGTCCTAGTGCTTCCCTTGGGGTGCTCTGATATCATTTGTCAAGAAAAAGGAtagtagtatgagaatgtgcattgactatcgataGCTGAATAAGTTTACCATCAGAAATAAATATCCTTTGCCTcatattgatgacttgtttggcCAGCTACAAGGTGCTTtagtcttctcaaagattgatctcaggtctAGGTATCATCAGGTGAAAATTAGACctgaggatgtgcccaaaacaACTTTTAGGACCAAGTATGGGCACGATGAATTTTTAGTAATGCCCTTTGGGTTGACCAGTgcacctacaactttcatgagtttgatgaacgGGGTTTTCAAACCATTCCtggatttgattgtgatagtatttatagatgatatattggtttatTTAAAGAGTGAACAAGAACATGCAGATCATCTTCAGATTGTGTTGGGAGTTTTGGGAAGACAAAGGATGTATGCgaaattgtctaagtgtgaattttggcttccttcagttgcctttttaggccatgttatttcaaaagaaagggTAACAATGgacccacaaaagattgaggcagttaaaaaTTAGGCTAGGCCTAGTTCTGTGGCAGAGTttagaagttttgtgggactGGTTAGTTACTATTATCAGTTTGTAaaaaactttgcttctattgctaccCATTTGACCAGTTGACTAAAAAAGAAGTACCATTCAAGTGGACTAACAAGCACGAAGAGAGCTTCTAAAAGTTCAAAACTCTTCTGACCACAACACCAATTTTAACCTTGCCGGTCAAAGgtaaagatttcattatttattgtgatgcttcatattTCAGTTTGGGTAATGTGCTGATGTAGGATAAGAATATTGTAACATATGCCTCAcgacaattgaaggtgcatgagagaaactacctgACTCATcacttagagttagcagcggtaGTGTTTGTACTAAAAATTTAGAGACATTATTTGTACggtgtcaagtgtgaggttTTTACTGATTACCACAACTTACAACACGTGTTCACccagaaggacttgaatttgagacagcgaaggtggatggagttgcttaaggactatGAGGTCACTATCTAGTACCATTCAggcaaggctaatgtggtagcagatgcatTGAGCCAGAAGCCGGTGAGCATGGATGGTTTAGCTTGTTTGGGGGCCCTTAGGCGTCCCCtggctagagaaattcaggccttggaggCTAGATTAATGAGACTGGGCATCTCAAAAAAAGGTGGGATAATGGTCggagttgatctaaggcccactttCATAGAAGAGATCAAGACCAAGAAGTTTGAGGATGTatacttaaatgaaattagagggaaGATATTGATGGGCACAACTCCAGACTCAATACTAGATGCAGGAGGGGTGCTCcattttaggggaaggatttgtttTCCTCGGGTAGATGGACTAATTCAAAATATCCTATTTAAATCTAATGGTtcacgatactctattcaccctggagtgactaagatgtatcaagacttgaaatggCTATATTGGTGGCCGGATATGAAGAATGACACAGCTGAATATATATCCAAGTGTCAGAACTACCAacaggtgaagtatgagcaccaaagacttGCAGGTTTGTtgcaaagaatgcccattcctgaatagAAGTGAAAGAGAATAGCCATAGATTTCGTGGTGAAACTTCTTAAGACTTTGAAaaagcatgactctatttggatgGTGGTTGACAGGTTAACGAAGTCAGCATACTTTATTCTGGTTAAAGTGAATTATAATGCACAACAGTTGGTCAAATTTtatgtgaaagagatagtaaTGCTGAacggggtgcccctttctatcatttctgACCGTGGTACGCagttaaattctaaattttggggtgagttgcatgaagagttgggtaATCAACTCACTTTCAACACAACTTTCCATCCACAAACAGACGGGCAGtcaaaaagaattatccaaatgttggaagatatgttgagggcatgagTAATAgactttgggggacattgggACATGTTCTTGAACTTGTGTAagttctcctacaacaatagctacaaCGCTAGTATTGATATGGCACCATTCGAAGCCCTGTACGAGAGGGGATgcaggtctcccatagggtggtttgaagctggTGAGCAAGCACTTCTAAAAGTATCACCCATTAAaggggtgatgagatttggaaagaagggcAAACTCAGCCCTCGCTATATTGTCCCCTTtaaaattcttgattgtgtagggACAATGGCATACAGGTTGGCCTCACCACCTAGCTTGTCTAGGTACacctggtgtttcatgtgtctatgttaaaaaagtaccatggagatggagactacatcattaaatggtACTCGATTTAATTAGATAAGGAATTTCGGTATGAGGAAGAGCCAGTTGTAATTCTTGATCATGACGTGttgaaattgaggaacaaagagatcaatatggttaaagtgAAGTAGAAACATCATTAGgtagaggaagctacttgggagactgagaaagacatgcgagacaagtatcctcaattGTTCGATGAAATAGATACTACTATATCTTTACTTTAGCCCTATTTTTCCTATTTAGTCTCTTGgggatgagtgatgggtaaatttttatctattgtaatgacctgcTCCTATAATTagggataggccaatggggaaagATTTCGGGCAGAAAATttcgggtagtaactttggaaaatttgagcctaggccagacttggacgaattttgcgttaggtgaggtctagggtgattATGTGAATAATGGGaggtcaaatttataatttgattggataggATGATACAAAAGGCGATTCAGAGCATTTACGACTTCATGGAATCGCATTTAGGCGAGTAAAATCCCCAAAATCAAAGTTTGCTTGAGGGGTATATTTCAATACTTCTTTGAAAGGGGGTGTGTTTTGAAAGAGAAGCTTGGAGCACAAACTTCGAGCTCTCTGTTCCTGGATATCCCGCTAAGATGGGATTATTCCCACCAGAATGCGGCCGCCAAAGCATGACAGTTGCGACTTAAGTCATGAAAAAGATCAGAAACGGCCATTTCTGCAATATTCAGTTTCTAAAACCCTAAGAGGTGACCTTGGGAGATTTCAATTGGTTTTCCACGGATTTCCACGCTTAAAGTAAGGTGtttactccctagattcatactttgattcttaggaactagaagtatgggtgataatcTTTGGGGGAGGATTTCGACTGAAAATCAAAGGTGGAAAATAGAcctagggtaaggttaggatcatgggtttgacCTAGGGTctgaattgtgttatattttatgatagttaggccattgaaTTGATTTGGACTAAAAATCGaaggtggaaaatagccctaaggtaaggttaggatcatgggtttagCCTAGGGTctgaattgtgttatatttcatgatagttaggccattgaattgatcctttatatgtatttattattttctagacTAAGAACGAGAAGAGCGAACCCAAAAAGGGAAGACTATTGCATTATAAGGGTCTGAAAGAtagaatttgaggtaggtgatggtctagttttccgtatgtgtttcatatacttgttaaattacttcatgatatgtatgtgtgtatatgaatagggaaacatgctagattatgtgcgAAATAATCACTTGTTGGCCTATCAttatgatgaacctgttcttagtggtataaatattgtaaatattgAATGTTCTTGTCATTGTGCTATTTGGGATCGTGTTTCACGTTCCAACATGTAATTTGGAtaaggtgtcacattccgacacatatttggGTTGGTTGTCATATTTCGACACGTATTTGGATAGGGTGTCATGTTTTGatacaaagttgattgtttgtaggtcccttgagaggacgcTTGTGTGAATTTGTAGCATGTGGAAGACAATGAGctgtgatattgagatgtggttgacttattttgtatatgtatatgcctattgtgttgaaatttacttgtctatcatctgcttactggctaactgcgtgatcctaccagtacaccattttttttgtgtattgatactactctttctctggctttttgttgagtacaggacaTATTCAGTCAATAGTAGAGAGACCTCGGCTGGAAGATTAGCAGGCTGTTCAAAGTCCATgggtgagctattctatgatatTGCCGTGGACTTTTCTATCTATCTCAGTCCTTCTTTCGGGACTCGGATGTTCAGAGAAT contains the following coding sequences:
- the LOC129880620 gene encoding aspartyl protease family protein 2-like, with translation MVTKLSIFILVSLSLFSFGFVASRELHHNFGINLNSSASGIEFPQHPSFNVVSSSTNSGCTHGTSTTNTHSILTTEEHDNFDGFGDQQREAVKFHLRHRSAGQTIEAKDSVFESTSRDLGRIQTLHTRIVEKKNQNSVSRLAKDTEKTVISPEFELSGKLMATLESGVSHGSGEYFMDVFVGTPPKHFSLILDTGSDLNWIQCVPCYDCFEQNGPHYDPKDSTSFTNISCHDPKCHLVSSPDPPQPCKTENQTCPYYYWYGDSSNTTGDFALETFSVNLTTPSGNSEIKRVENVMFGCGHWNRGLFHGAAGLLGLGKGPLSFSSQLQSLYGHSFSYCLVNRNSNSSVSSKLIFGEDKELLKHPNLNFTSLVGGKENPAETFYYVQIKSVIVGDEVLKLPEETWNLSPQGTGGTIIDSGTTLSYFVEPAYEIIKEAFINKVKGYPLIEDFPILRPCYNVSGVENLELPSFGIVFGDGAIWNFPVENYFIKLDPEDIVCLAILGTPHSAMSIIGNYQQQNFQILYDTKRSRLGYAPTRCADA